GTCTTCGACCGCCTCCTGAAGGACCGCATCATCTGGCTCGGCTCGGAGGTGCGCGACGACAACGCCAACGAGATCGCGGCGAAGCTGCTGCTGCTCGCCGCCGAGGATCCCGAGAAGGACATCTACCTCTACATCAACAGCCCCGGCGGCTCCATCACCGCGGGCATGGCGATCTACGACACGATGCAGTTCATCCCCAACGACGTCGTCACCGTCGGGATCGGCATGGCGGCCTCGATGGGCCAGCTCCTGCTGACCGCCGGCACCAAGGGCAAGCGCTACATCACGCCCAACGCGCGCGTGCTGCTGCACCAGCCGCACGGCGGATTCGGCGGCACCAGCTCCGACATCCAGACGCAGGCGGCGCTCATCATCGACATGAAGAACCGCCTCGCCGCCATCACCGCCGAGCAGACCGGCAAGACGGTCGAGCAGGTCAACGCCGACGGCGACCGCGACCGCTGGTTCACCGCCGAAGAGGCACTCGCCTACGGCTTCGTCGACCACATCCGCGCCTCGGCGGCGGATGTCGTGGGCGGCGCCGGAACCGGCGACAAGAAGTAAGCGCGAGAGAGAAGAAGGACACCCAGATGGACACCCCCACCTTCATGTCGGGCGGCGACCTGGCCGACCGCATGCCGCAGTCGCGCGCTCTGCCGTTTGGTTCGCCCGAAGCCCGATACATCCTGCCGAGCTTCGAGGAGCGCACCGCCTACGGCTTCAAGCGCCAGGACCCGTACGCGAAGCTCTTCGAGGACCGCATCATCTTCCTCGGCGTGCAGGTCGACGACGCCTCCGCGGACGACGTCATGGCCCAGCTCCTCGTGCTCGAGAGCCAGGACCCGGATCGCGACATCGTCATGTACATCAACTCGCCCGGCGGCTCGTTCACGGCCATGACGGCGATCTACGACACGATGCAATACATCCGTCCGCAGATCCAGACGGTCGTGCTCGGCCAGGCCGCCTCGGCCGCCGCCGTGATCCTCGCCGCCGGCACGCCCGGCAAGCGCCTCGCGCTGCCGAACGCCCGTGTGCTCATCCACCAGCCCGCCGTCGGCGAGGCCGGACGCGGGCAGGCGTCGGACATCGAGATCCAGGCGAAGGAGATCCTGCGCCTGCGCACCTGGCTCGAGGAGACGCTCTCGCGTCACTCCAACCGCAGCCAGGAGCAGGTGAACAACGACATCGAGCGCGACCGCATCCTCTCGGCGGATGAGGCGCTCGAGTACGGCCTCATCGACCAGGTGCTGTCGAGCCGCAAGAGCCTGCCGGCGCTCACGAAGGCCTGAACCTCCGGGGGTGCGGGCCCCGGCTCCTCGGTCTCGATACACCGCCTTCGGCGGCACTCGACCAGCGGAGCGGGGGCCCGCACTCACGCGCGTGGGCGACGACGCGTCGCGAGCACCGCGATCCCGACGGACACGGCGGCGAGGGCGAGCGCGCCCACGAGCCACAGGATGTCGGTGAGCGGGAACGCGAACTCGGGCTCTGTCGGCGACTCGGCCTCCGCGGGCGGCGCACCGCAGCCGGGCGGTGTGCTCGTCCCCGTGCCGGTGGCGGCACCCGTCCAGCGGAACGGCACCTCGCCGCCCACCGGGTGCCCGTCCTCCGAGACCACCTGCCATTCGAGCACGTAGTCGCCGGCCGCGCCGATCGCCGCGGGGGTCGACATCGTGGCATCCACGATCGTGACGCAGCCGTCGCCGTAGTAGCGTCCGTCGGTGCCGCGGATGCGCAGCGCGAACGCCGCGTCGCCCGCGCCGGCGAGCAGCGGCTCATTCATCGTGACCGAGAACTCGGCGGGCAGTTCGGCGAGCGTCTCGCCGTCCGCCGGCGTGGAGTCGACGAGCACACTGTGCGCGAAGGCGGGGGGCGCGGCGACGAGGGCGGCCGCGAGGCTCGCGGCGGCGACCGCCGCCACGAGCGCTGCCGTCCGCAGCCGTCGCGTCATGATCCGCTCGCGGCGTTCGCGCGGCGGCGCCACCCGATCGCGAGCGTCACCCCCACGGCACCTACCGCGAGCCCGGCGACCCCGAGCACGCGGGCGAGCACGTCGACCGGTGCCGGCCCGGCGGCGTCCGGCTCCGCCGACACCTCCGGGGCGGCGGGTTCGTCATCCGAGCCGCCCCCGTGGTGGTCGGTCTCGGGGGCATCGTTCACGTAGAGCACGGGGGCCGGGCGTTCTGCGCCCTCGGCCGTTCCGCTCCACGAGACGACGGAGCCGTCGCTGTAGCCCTGGTCGACGGGCAGCGCGAGATGGCCGACATCGGGCACCGGCCCGAGCGACACG
The Protaetiibacter larvae DNA segment above includes these coding regions:
- a CDS encoding ATP-dependent Clp protease proteolytic subunit; its protein translation is MAEPAFPPSVFDRLLKDRIIWLGSEVRDDNANEIAAKLLLLAAEDPEKDIYLYINSPGGSITAGMAIYDTMQFIPNDVVTVGIGMAASMGQLLLTAGTKGKRYITPNARVLLHQPHGGFGGTSSDIQTQAALIIDMKNRLAAITAEQTGKTVEQVNADGDRDRWFTAEEALAYGFVDHIRASAADVVGGAGTGDKK
- a CDS encoding ATP-dependent Clp protease proteolytic subunit, coding for MPQSRALPFGSPEARYILPSFEERTAYGFKRQDPYAKLFEDRIIFLGVQVDDASADDVMAQLLVLESQDPDRDIVMYINSPGGSFTAMTAIYDTMQYIRPQIQTVVLGQAASAAAVILAAGTPGKRLALPNARVLIHQPAVGEAGRGQASDIEIQAKEILRLRTWLEETLSRHSNRSQEQVNNDIERDRILSADEALEYGLIDQVLSSRKSLPALTKA
- a CDS encoding copper resistance CopC family protein, whose translation is MTRRLRTAALVAAVAAASLAAALVAAPPAFAHSVLVDSTPADGETLAELPAEFSVTMNEPLLAGAGDAAFALRIRGTDGRYYGDGCVTIVDATMSTPAAIGAAGDYVLEWQVVSEDGHPVGGEVPFRWTGAATGTGTSTPPGCGAPPAEAESPTEPEFAFPLTDILWLVGALALAAVSVGIAVLATRRRPRA